In Lacerta agilis isolate rLacAgi1 chromosome 1, rLacAgi1.pri, whole genome shotgun sequence, the following proteins share a genomic window:
- the AP5M1 gene encoding AP-5 complex subunit mu-1 isoform X1, which yields MALRGLWLIGHEQGACGTVLFSRRYPTVEKRAKCLNGASYVAVPEDGPFLKALLFELRLADEDQSFIERRDGCSRINKTSVYALQTESGELWPVVAFQKSGLIYVGLPLVEQPLAPRPPLISVSGVSQAFAVLSGLLAFMNSSQKSKAERTSKIGQLPGLLMQSCPLGTPLDMNLNGSLLENSHVAPSSHPQKPPAWRTSMYKGKPQVNVCITEKVKSVQYDKRDVSDMWQVYGTVTCKCDIEGTAPNVTISLNLPANGSPLQDILAHPCVTSLDSAVLTSSSVDVMDDSAFSGPYKFPLIPPPDPFDLCFYTSQVPVPPILGFYQLKEEESQWKFTVHLKLHESVKNTFEYCEARIPFLNRGPITHLDYKVSYGQLEVAKEKSLLVWVIGQKFPKSLEISLSGTVAFGALSQEQQIDPVCTGSTTYIKLYFRILDFTLTGCYTDQHSIQVFSSGKPKISTARELLSSDYYIWNSKAPAPVVYRTLLF from the exons ATGGCCTTGAGGGGACTCTGGCTCATCGGCCACGAACAAGGGGCATGTGGCACCGTGCTGTTTTCCAG GCGTTACCCCACGGTTGAAAAGCGAGCAAAATGCCTCAACGGAGCAAGCTATGTGGCCGTGCCTGAAGACGGCCCTTTCCTTAAAGCACTGCTTTTTGAACTGAGACTGGCCGATGAAGACCAGAGCTTCATAGAGCGTAGGGATGGCTGCTCCCGAATCAACAAGACTTCGGTCTATGCCCTTCAGACCGAAAGCGGAGAACTTTGGCCTGTGGTGGCCTTCCAGAAGAGCGGGTTGATTTACGTCGGCCTCCCATTGGTAGAGCAGCCCTTGGCACCACGCCCACCCCTCATCAGCGTCAGTGGGGTCTCTCAGGCTTTTGCGGTCTTGTCGGGGCTGCTGGCTTTCATGAACTCCAGCCAGAAGAGCAAAGCAGAGAGGACTTCCAAAATCGGCCAGCTCCCAGGCTTGCTTATGCAGAGCTGTCCTCTTGGCACCCCGCTGGATATGAACTTGAACGGCTCGTTGTTGGAAAACAGTCACGTTGCTCCAAGTAGCCATCCTCAGAAACCGCCAGCTTGGAGAACCAGCATGTACAAGGGCAAGCCTCAAGTTAATGTCTGCATTACTGAAAAAGTCAAGTCTGTGCAGTATGACAAAAGGGATGTGTCAGACATGTGGCAGGTTTATGGAACTGTAACTTGCAAG TGTGACATCGAAGGCACTGCTCCCAACGTGACCATCAGCTTGAACCTCCCTGCCAACGGCTCTCCTCTCCAGGATATTTTGGCCCACCCTTGCGTTACGTCCCTCGACTCTGCCGTTCTAACTTCCAGCAGCGTTGACGTAATGGACGACTCTGCCTTCAGTGGGCCTTACAAATTCCCTTTAATACCTCCTCCGGACCCCTTCGACCTGTGCTTTTATACTTCCCAG GTGCCTGTTCCACCAATTTTGGGGTTTTATCAGCTAAAAGAGGAAGAATCACAGTGGAAGTTCACCGTTCACCTGAAGCTTCATGAAAGTGTGAAAAACACTTTTGAGTACTGTGAGGCCCGTATTCCCTTTCTCAACAG GGGACCCATTACACACCTGGATTACAAAGTCAGCTACGGCCAGCTTGAGGTGGCGAAAGAGAAAAGCTTGCTGGTTTGGGTCATAG gacaaAAATTCCCCAAGTCATTGGAAATTTCCCTTTCTGGGACTGTCGCTTTTGGCGCCTTGAGTCAGGAGCAGCAGATTGACCCTGTGTGTACTGGAAGCACCACTTACATCAAA CTTTATTTTAGAATCCTGGATTTCACGCTGACCGGATGTTACACAGACCAGCATTCCATCCAGGTCTTTTCCTCAGGAAAACCAAAGATCAGTACAG
- the AP5M1 gene encoding AP-5 complex subunit mu-1 isoform X2 — protein MALRGLWLIGHEQGACGTVLFSRRYPTVEKRAKCLNGASYVAVPEDGPFLKALLFELRLADEDQSFIERRDGCSRINKTSVYALQTESGELWPVVAFQKSGLIYVGLPLVEQPLAPRPPLISVSGVSQAFAVLSGLLAFMNSSQKSKAERTSKIGQLPGLLMQSCPLGTPLDMNLNGSLLENSHVAPSSHPQKPPAWRTSMYKGKPQVNVCITEKVKSVQYDKRDVSDMWQVYGTVTCKCDIEGTAPNVTISLNLPANGSPLQDILAHPCVTSLDSAVLTSSSVDVMDDSAFSGPYKFPLIPPPDPFDLCFYTSQVPVPPILGFYQLKEEESQWKFTVHLKLHESVKNTFEYCEARIPFLNRGPITHLDYKVSYGQLEVAKEKSLLVWVIGQKFPKSLEISLSGTVAFGALSQEQQIDPVCTGSTTYIKLENCFLQITTSGIPKPRHL, from the exons ATGGCCTTGAGGGGACTCTGGCTCATCGGCCACGAACAAGGGGCATGTGGCACCGTGCTGTTTTCCAG GCGTTACCCCACGGTTGAAAAGCGAGCAAAATGCCTCAACGGAGCAAGCTATGTGGCCGTGCCTGAAGACGGCCCTTTCCTTAAAGCACTGCTTTTTGAACTGAGACTGGCCGATGAAGACCAGAGCTTCATAGAGCGTAGGGATGGCTGCTCCCGAATCAACAAGACTTCGGTCTATGCCCTTCAGACCGAAAGCGGAGAACTTTGGCCTGTGGTGGCCTTCCAGAAGAGCGGGTTGATTTACGTCGGCCTCCCATTGGTAGAGCAGCCCTTGGCACCACGCCCACCCCTCATCAGCGTCAGTGGGGTCTCTCAGGCTTTTGCGGTCTTGTCGGGGCTGCTGGCTTTCATGAACTCCAGCCAGAAGAGCAAAGCAGAGAGGACTTCCAAAATCGGCCAGCTCCCAGGCTTGCTTATGCAGAGCTGTCCTCTTGGCACCCCGCTGGATATGAACTTGAACGGCTCGTTGTTGGAAAACAGTCACGTTGCTCCAAGTAGCCATCCTCAGAAACCGCCAGCTTGGAGAACCAGCATGTACAAGGGCAAGCCTCAAGTTAATGTCTGCATTACTGAAAAAGTCAAGTCTGTGCAGTATGACAAAAGGGATGTGTCAGACATGTGGCAGGTTTATGGAACTGTAACTTGCAAG TGTGACATCGAAGGCACTGCTCCCAACGTGACCATCAGCTTGAACCTCCCTGCCAACGGCTCTCCTCTCCAGGATATTTTGGCCCACCCTTGCGTTACGTCCCTCGACTCTGCCGTTCTAACTTCCAGCAGCGTTGACGTAATGGACGACTCTGCCTTCAGTGGGCCTTACAAATTCCCTTTAATACCTCCTCCGGACCCCTTCGACCTGTGCTTTTATACTTCCCAG GTGCCTGTTCCACCAATTTTGGGGTTTTATCAGCTAAAAGAGGAAGAATCACAGTGGAAGTTCACCGTTCACCTGAAGCTTCATGAAAGTGTGAAAAACACTTTTGAGTACTGTGAGGCCCGTATTCCCTTTCTCAACAG GGGACCCATTACACACCTGGATTACAAAGTCAGCTACGGCCAGCTTGAGGTGGCGAAAGAGAAAAGCTTGCTGGTTTGGGTCATAG gacaaAAATTCCCCAAGTCATTGGAAATTTCCCTTTCTGGGACTGTCGCTTTTGGCGCCTTGAGTCAGGAGCAGCAGATTGACCCTGTGTGTACTGGAAGCACCACTTACATCAAA